A DNA window from Thermosynechococcaceae cyanobacterium Okahandja contains the following coding sequences:
- a CDS encoding energy-coupling factor transporter transmembrane component T, translating to MISSVPSSPFYRWSPPARVVALLTLMLGISGLQTMGGLGVASISVLMCGIASQVSWRRVGDRLRHARLVLIGLWLFLPFGGNGTPPLGWLSATGVQTACLLSWRFILCLVLAVILLETLTFSQWLAVCRWCYLPPLLTDTLALTYRYLFELKFLLAQMQQALFLRGFRLHWRRLRPWAQLIGTFLIRTEERAQQIYLAMRLRGYGLAKQQRPTFPDTAPWSWALTSLVILGVGILIAWDSGWLLS from the coding sequence TTGATCTCCTCGGTTCCTTCCTCCCCCTTTTATCGTTGGTCACCGCCAGCGCGGGTGGTAGCACTCCTGACCCTGATGCTGGGCATTAGTGGTCTGCAAACCATGGGTGGCCTAGGGGTAGCCTCCATTAGCGTTTTAATGTGCGGCATTGCTAGCCAAGTGTCGTGGCGACGGGTTGGCGATCGCTTGCGCCATGCCCGCCTTGTCCTGATTGGTTTGTGGCTGTTTCTACCGTTTGGTGGCAATGGCACTCCCCCCCTCGGATGGCTATCGGCCACAGGAGTGCAGACGGCGTGCCTTCTTTCATGGCGGTTTATCCTTTGTTTAGTCCTAGCAGTCATACTACTGGAGACCCTGACCTTTAGCCAATGGTTGGCCGTCTGTCGCTGGTGCTATTTACCGCCCCTGCTGACCGATACCCTAGCGTTAACCTATCGCTATTTGTTTGAACTAAAGTTTTTGCTGGCTCAAATGCAGCAAGCGCTCTTTTTGCGTGGCTTTCGCTTGCATTGGCGACGACTCCGACCTTGGGCGCAACTCATTGGCACCTTCCTCATTCGCACCGAAGAGCGAGCACAACAGATTTATTTAGCCATGCGGCTGCGGGGCTATGGGCTAGCGAAGCAGCAACGACCCACCTTCCCCGACACCGCTCCTTGGAGTTGGGCATTGACAAGTCTGGTGATCCTTGGCGTGGGCATCCTTATTGCGTGGGATAGTGGCTGGCTTCTTAGCTGA
- a CDS encoding TrkA family potassium uptake protein, whose product MLFRGRDLKVPQQFAVIGLGRFGRGVCSTLHNSGYEVLGSDNQERLVNQALQDRLVNHAIQLDSTDPQSLKEAGLFEFETVIVAIGNHLDASIITTLNLKEAGVPKVIAKASSEIHKKLLERVGADLVVFPEYEAGCELARSLTRPGILDSLALDPEKSIIEVKVPPAFHDQTIMEVGLRSRYGLNLIALRCDQKFEIIPDPNQKLKQGDIMVVIGANSDIDRFLRSHHVS is encoded by the coding sequence ATGCTATTTCGTGGGCGCGACCTCAAGGTGCCCCAGCAGTTTGCCGTGATTGGCCTAGGGCGCTTTGGTCGGGGTGTGTGCAGCACCCTACACAACTCGGGTTATGAAGTGTTGGGTAGTGATAACCAAGAGCGGCTAGTCAACCAAGCCTTGCAAGATCGCCTTGTGAACCACGCCATTCAGTTAGATTCAACGGATCCGCAATCCCTGAAGGAAGCGGGGTTGTTTGAGTTTGAAACGGTGATTGTTGCCATTGGTAACCACCTCGATGCCAGTATTATTACGACTCTTAACCTGAAGGAAGCAGGGGTGCCCAAGGTCATTGCCAAGGCCTCCTCCGAAATCCATAAGAAGCTGCTTGAGCGGGTGGGGGCCGACCTCGTGGTCTTTCCCGAGTATGAAGCAGGCTGTGAACTGGCGCGATCGCTCACCCGTCCGGGGATTCTTGATTCCTTAGCGCTAGATCCAGAAAAAAGCATCATCGAGGTCAAGGTACCGCCAGCGTTCCATGACCAAACAATTATGGAAGTCGGACTGCGCAGCCGCTATGGCCTGAACCTGATTGCCCTGCGCTGTGATCAAAAATTTGAAATTATTCCCGATCCCAATCAAAAGCTTAAACAGGGGGACATCATGGTTGTCATTGGTGCCAACAGTGATATTGATCGCTTTTTGCGGAGTCACCACGTTAGTTGA
- a CDS encoding glutaredoxin family protein, with translation MIHLILYSKPGCHLCEGLQEKLEPLLAKGFTLEVRDITERPEWWHAYAYEVPVLHMVMGDTLLEVPRFPPRMSSTQIEQRLQQFALEVGH, from the coding sequence GTGATTCACCTCATCCTTTACAGTAAGCCCGGCTGCCATCTGTGCGAAGGGCTACAGGAAAAACTAGAGCCGCTGCTGGCCAAGGGATTTACATTAGAGGTGCGGGATATTACTGAGCGACCGGAGTGGTGGCACGCCTATGCCTACGAGGTACCGGTCTTGCATATGGTTATGGGGGACACACTCCTTGAGGTGCCCCGCTTTCCTCCCCGTATGAGCAGCACTCAAATTGAGCAACGCCTGCAGCAATTTGCGCTAGAGGTCGGTCATTAA
- a CDS encoding NAD-dependent epimerase/dehydratase family protein — translation MRVLVIGGDGYCGWATALYLSNRGYDVAILDSLIRRHWDAELCVETLTPIAPIQHRLQRWQDLTGKKIDLYVGDICNYAFLERAMQEFQPDAVVHFGEQRSAPYSMIDREHAVLTQVNNVVGTLNLLYAIHAHNPDCHLVKLGTMGEYGTPNIDIEEGYITIEHNGRKDTLPYPKQPGSFYHLSKVHDSHNIHFACRIWGLRATDLNQGVVYGVLTEETGMDELLINRLDYDGIFGTALNRFCIQAAIGHPLTVYGKGGQTRGFLDIRDTVRCIELAVNQPAAQGEFRVLNQFTEQFSVGDLAHKVQEAGKALGLKVEIQHLENPRVEKEEHYFNAKNTKLLDLGLQPHYLSDSLLDSLLNFAIKYKERVDAKHILPKVKWRA, via the coding sequence ATGAGAGTCCTCGTAATTGGCGGTGATGGTTATTGTGGCTGGGCAACGGCGCTCTACCTTTCAAATCGTGGGTATGACGTAGCAATTCTAGATAGCCTGATTCGGCGGCACTGGGATGCTGAGCTGTGCGTAGAAACCCTGACTCCCATTGCACCCATTCAGCATCGACTTCAGCGCTGGCAGGATCTAACCGGCAAAAAAATTGATCTTTACGTGGGCGACATCTGCAACTATGCCTTTTTAGAGCGGGCAATGCAGGAGTTTCAGCCCGATGCTGTCGTTCACTTTGGCGAGCAGCGCTCCGCTCCCTACTCGATGATTGACCGCGAACACGCGGTTCTTACCCAAGTGAATAACGTTGTTGGCACCCTGAACCTGCTCTACGCCATTCATGCCCATAACCCCGACTGCCACCTTGTGAAATTGGGCACCATGGGCGAGTACGGCACCCCCAACATTGACATTGAGGAAGGGTACATCACCATTGAGCACAACGGTCGCAAAGATACCCTCCCCTATCCCAAACAACCGGGCAGTTTCTACCACCTTAGCAAGGTTCACGATAGCCACAACATCCACTTTGCCTGCCGTATTTGGGGGCTGCGGGCCACTGACTTGAACCAAGGAGTCGTCTATGGCGTGCTAACGGAAGAAACCGGCATGGACGAACTGCTGATTAACCGCCTAGACTACGATGGAATTTTTGGAACCGCCCTCAACCGCTTCTGCATCCAAGCGGCCATTGGCCATCCCTTAACGGTGTATGGCAAAGGGGGACAAACCCGTGGCTTCCTCGATATTCGCGACACCGTGCGCTGCATTGAGTTGGCGGTGAATCAGCCCGCTGCCCAAGGGGAATTCCGCGTTCTGAACCAGTTTACCGAGCAGTTTAGTGTGGGGGATCTGGCCCATAAGGTTCAAGAGGCAGGCAAAGCCCTTGGCTTGAAGGTGGAAATTCAACACCTTGAAAACCCCCGTGTTGAAAAAGAAGAGCACTACTTCAACGCCAAAAACACCAAGCTCTTGGATTTGGGACTGCAACCCCACTATCTCTCTGATTCGTTGCTAGACTCCCTCCTCAACTTTGCCATTAAGTACAAAGAGCGGGTGGATGCCAAGCACATTCTGCCAAAGGTGAAGTGGCGCGCTTAA
- the cysE gene encoding serine O-acetyltransferase yields the protein MFSALKTDFQIIFERDPAARNWLEVLFCYPGLQAVVLHRFSHWLWRMGLPFVPRFISHVARWLTGIEIHPGATLGKGVFIDHGMGVVIGETAIVGNYCLIYQGVTLGGTGKETGKRHPTLGENVVVGAGAKVLGNLTIGDNVRIGAGSVVLRDVPSDCTVVGIPGRVVYRAGAKIAPLEHGQLPDSEAEAIRYLLDRIELLEQQVQALQHRQQDNDKVPVLAQGRNCRLSDRPIEEFLNGSGI from the coding sequence GTGTTCAGTGCCCTAAAAACTGATTTTCAGATTATTTTTGAGCGGGATCCCGCCGCGCGCAACTGGCTGGAAGTACTGTTTTGCTATCCGGGGTTACAGGCGGTTGTTTTGCACCGCTTTAGCCATTGGCTATGGCGGATGGGGCTGCCCTTTGTGCCGCGGTTTATTTCCCACGTAGCGCGGTGGCTAACGGGCATTGAAATTCATCCCGGTGCAACCTTGGGCAAAGGGGTGTTTATTGACCATGGCATGGGGGTTGTTATTGGGGAAACCGCCATTGTTGGCAATTACTGCCTCATCTACCAAGGGGTGACCCTCGGGGGCACGGGCAAGGAAACCGGTAAACGCCACCCCACCCTTGGGGAAAATGTGGTCGTCGGTGCTGGCGCAAAGGTTTTAGGCAACCTCACCATTGGCGATAATGTGCGCATTGGGGCAGGCTCGGTGGTGTTACGGGATGTGCCCTCTGACTGCACCGTGGTCGGGATCCCGGGGCGAGTGGTCTATCGCGCTGGCGCAAAAATCGCGCCTCTTGAGCACGGCCAACTGCCGGACTCAGAAGCAGAAGCCATTCGCTACTTGCTGGATCGTATTGAGCTGCTAGAGCAGCAAGTGCAGGCGCTGCAACATCGGCAGCAGGACAACGATAAGGTGCCGGTACTGGCTCAGGGTCGCAATTGCCGCCTGAGCGATCGCCCCATTGAAGAGTTTTTGAACGGATCGGGCATCTAG
- a CDS encoding DUF721 domain-containing protein: protein MAYTSLATVLNDLGQTREWQRPQQFLQLLEHWPQLAGALMAQQSFPVDLNAEGVLTVAVASSTWAHHLTFSRSQLLTKIQQTLGIPLKDIHFSHRYWSAPRSTAAKGESSLPRAVALPPLPSPAKTPQEAFKRWQQQVQERSRGLGRCPLCQCPTPAVELHRWRVCGLCHVRQPSV, encoded by the coding sequence ATGGCTTACACCTCCCTAGCAACTGTCCTGAATGACCTTGGCCAAACAAGGGAATGGCAGCGTCCCCAGCAGTTTTTACAACTCCTTGAGCACTGGCCTCAGCTTGCCGGTGCCCTCATGGCCCAGCAGTCCTTTCCGGTTGACCTTAACGCAGAAGGGGTTCTCACGGTGGCGGTCGCCAGTAGTACGTGGGCGCACCACCTCACGTTTTCGCGATCGCAACTCTTAACCAAAATTCAGCAGACCCTTGGCATTCCCCTAAAAGACATTCACTTTTCCCATCGTTATTGGTCAGCGCCGCGATCGACAGCCGCCAAAGGAGAGTCTTCTCTTCCCCGGGCCGTCGCATTACCCCCCCTACCCAGTCCGGCTAAAACCCCCCAAGAGGCCTTTAAGCGCTGGCAGCAGCAGGTTCAGGAGCGCTCCCGCGGCCTAGGGCGGTGTCCACTGTGCCAGTGCCCTACCCCCGCCGTAGAACTGCATCGTTGGCGGGTGTGTGGTCTATGCCATGTGCGCCAACCGTCAGTCTAG
- the thiO gene encoding glycine oxidase ThiO has product MILGDEQRDIVIIGGGTMGLAIAIELALRGVRPTVLSRQFREAALHAAAGMLAPQAEGLPAGPLRNLCTASRQLYPAWIDKLEQLTGMDAGYWPCGILAPVTDLQKRDRHHPMEPDSRWLEAAELTQQQPGFAESVIGAWWFPQDGQVNTRNLAKVLLSAARILGVEIIEGVQVQRWQQNAQGDITALESDRGRWLAGAYILATGAWTQALLPIPVTPRKGQMLALHPTTPPFLNHVIFGDQLYLVPRRSGKIVVGATSENVGFQGGNTVAGLQALLNRTTAMMPALVDYEVIDTWWGYRPATPDDLPILGQGPAANLYLATGHYRNGVLLAPITAKLLANVVLHQTGDRHLKAFSWQRFTLDPP; this is encoded by the coding sequence ATGATCCTAGGGGATGAACAGCGGGATATTGTCATTATTGGTGGCGGTACCATGGGCTTGGCGATCGCCATTGAGTTAGCGCTGCGCGGTGTCCGTCCCACGGTTCTCAGTCGTCAGTTTCGCGAAGCAGCTCTCCACGCTGCCGCCGGAATGCTTGCCCCCCAAGCGGAAGGGTTGCCTGCGGGTCCCCTGCGGAACCTTTGTACCGCCAGTCGCCAACTGTATCCCGCTTGGATTGATAAGCTCGAGCAACTCACGGGCATGGATGCGGGCTATTGGCCCTGTGGCATCTTGGCACCAGTGACTGATTTACAGAAGCGGGATCGCCACCATCCAATGGAACCCGATAGCCGTTGGCTAGAGGCCGCGGAATTAACCCAGCAGCAACCGGGCTTTGCTGAGAGTGTGATTGGGGCATGGTGGTTCCCCCAAGATGGCCAAGTCAACACCCGTAACTTGGCCAAGGTGCTGTTGAGCGCCGCCCGCATCCTCGGCGTTGAAATTATTGAAGGGGTGCAGGTGCAACGCTGGCAGCAAAATGCCCAAGGGGATATTACCGCCCTTGAAAGCGATCGCGGTCGTTGGTTAGCCGGTGCCTATATTTTGGCCACAGGTGCATGGACTCAGGCGCTCTTACCCATTCCAGTCACGCCGCGCAAGGGGCAAATGCTGGCGCTACACCCCACTACCCCACCATTTCTGAACCATGTGATTTTTGGCGATCAGTTATACTTGGTGCCCCGCCGCTCCGGCAAAATTGTGGTGGGTGCCACCAGCGAAAATGTTGGCTTTCAGGGCGGTAACACCGTCGCCGGGTTGCAGGCGCTCCTGAACCGGACAACGGCCATGATGCCGGCCCTCGTTGACTACGAAGTCATTGATACTTGGTGGGGCTACCGTCCGGCCACCCCCGACGACTTGCCCATTTTGGGGCAAGGCCCTGCTGCAAACCTATACCTTGCCACCGGCCACTACCGCAACGGCGTTCTCCTGGCACCCATTACCGCCAAGCTGCTGGCTAACGTAGTGCTACACCAAACGGGCGATCGCCACCTGAAAGCCTTTTCATGGCAGCGGTTTACCCTAGACCCGCCGTGA
- the rpoD gene encoding RNA polymerase sigma factor RpoD produces MTQANVLDVYEPATSPLEDEVALLSDYGLDAVDTDDEEGEDFEEVSDDLDGKPSKGRASRRRTQVKKKHYTEDSIRLYLQEIGRIRLLRADEEIELARKIADLLEMERVRDRLCEELGCSPESLERNPAPWAEALGMSLRDFRHRLFVGRKAKEKMVQSNLRLVVSIAKKYMNRGLSFQDLIQEGSLGLIRAAEKFDHEKGYKFSTYATWWIRQAITRAIADQSRTIRLPVHLYETISRIKKTTKLLSQEMGRKPTEEEIADRMEMTIEKLRFIAKSAQLPISLETPIGKEEDSRLGDFIESDGETPEDQVSKHLLREDLETVLCTLSPRERDVLKLRYGLDDGRMKTLEEIGQLFNVTRERIRQIEAKALRKLRHPNRNSVLKEYIR; encoded by the coding sequence ATGACCCAAGCGAATGTACTTGACGTTTACGAGCCTGCAACGAGCCCACTTGAAGATGAGGTTGCCCTTCTGAGCGACTACGGCCTTGATGCTGTGGATACGGATGACGAGGAGGGGGAAGACTTTGAGGAGGTAAGTGACGATCTTGACGGCAAGCCCAGCAAAGGTCGTGCCAGTCGGCGGCGCACCCAAGTCAAGAAAAAGCACTACACCGAGGACTCGATTCGCCTGTACCTGCAAGAAATTGGTCGGATTCGCCTACTCCGGGCAGACGAAGAAATTGAACTGGCGCGCAAAATTGCCGACTTACTGGAAATGGAGCGGGTGCGCGATCGCCTGTGTGAAGAGCTTGGCTGCTCCCCCGAATCCTTAGAGCGGAATCCGGCTCCGTGGGCAGAGGCCTTGGGCATGTCCCTGCGGGATTTTCGCCATCGGTTGTTTGTGGGGCGCAAAGCCAAGGAAAAAATGGTGCAATCGAACCTACGGCTGGTGGTGTCGATCGCCAAAAAGTATATGAACCGGGGGTTATCCTTTCAGGATCTGATTCAGGAGGGCAGCCTCGGGCTAATTCGGGCCGCCGAGAAATTTGATCACGAAAAGGGCTACAAGTTTTCCACCTACGCCACCTGGTGGATTCGTCAAGCCATTACCCGCGCCATTGCCGATCAGTCCCGCACGATTCGCTTGCCGGTGCACCTGTACGAAACCATTTCCCGCATTAAGAAAACCACAAAACTCCTCTCCCAAGAAATGGGGCGCAAACCCACCGAAGAGGAAATTGCCGATCGCATGGAAATGACGATCGAAAAGCTACGGTTCATTGCCAAATCGGCCCAGTTACCAATTTCCTTGGAAACCCCGATCGGCAAAGAGGAAGACTCCCGTTTAGGGGACTTTATTGAATCCGATGGTGAAACCCCCGAAGACCAAGTCTCGAAGCACCTGTTGCGGGAAGATTTAGAGACGGTATTGTGTACCCTTAGCCCCCGCGAGCGAGATGTGTTAAAACTGCGGTATGGTTTGGACGATGGCCGCATGAAAACCCTAGAGGAAATTGGTCAACTCTTTAACGTGACGCGGGAACGCATCCGGCAAATTGAGGCCAAAGCTCTGCGGAAGCTGCGCCATCCCAACCGCAACAGCGTTCTGAAGGAATACATTCGCTAA
- a CDS encoding PQQ-dependent sugar dehydrogenase yields the protein MLKTSVQSGSLLGAIAFSVGVFVGCSDIAQSDTPLPLLEATPPPALDVAIETVVEGLEHPWAVAWLPDGSALISERPGRLRHLRNGRLEAITGVPPVLAQGQGGLLDVAVHPRFAENGWIYLTYAHGSPLENRTRLARGRLVENRLEAVTVLFDVSQAKSGTQHFGSRLAWLPDGTLLMAIGDGGNPPVELEGALIREQAQNRRSHLGKIIRLNEDGTIPQDNPFRGDAAAVPELWSYGHRNIQGLAYDAARDTLWATEHGSLGGDELNRIERGANYGWPVVTYSREYWGAEITQERRRDGMVDPLVVWTPAIAPSGLAVYHGDRVRQWQGALFAGGLVSRDVRKLQVAPDQQLTSVGRIPIGQRVRDVRQGPDGYLYVLTDDPVNGRLLRLRPASP from the coding sequence TTGCTTAAAACATCGGTTCAATCCGGATCATTGCTGGGGGCGATCGCCTTCAGTGTCGGGGTATTCGTTGGTTGCAGTGACATTGCCCAGTCGGATACCCCTTTACCTTTACTCGAAGCAACGCCACCGCCCGCCTTAGATGTTGCTATTGAAACCGTAGTGGAGGGGCTAGAGCACCCTTGGGCTGTTGCTTGGCTACCCGATGGCAGTGCCCTGATTAGCGAGCGTCCGGGTCGCCTGCGCCATCTGCGTAACGGTCGCCTCGAAGCCATTACGGGCGTGCCGCCAGTACTGGCTCAGGGTCAAGGGGGGCTACTGGATGTGGCGGTTCATCCCCGCTTTGCCGAAAATGGCTGGATTTATCTGACCTATGCCCATGGCTCACCCCTTGAGAACCGCACCCGTTTGGCGCGTGGTCGCCTAGTTGAAAATCGCCTCGAAGCGGTCACAGTTTTATTTGATGTCTCCCAAGCCAAATCGGGCACCCAGCACTTTGGCTCGCGCTTGGCGTGGCTGCCGGACGGCACGCTGCTGATGGCCATTGGCGATGGCGGCAACCCGCCTGTCGAACTCGAGGGAGCACTGATTCGCGAGCAGGCACAAAACCGGCGCAGCCACCTTGGTAAAATTATCCGCCTGAACGAGGATGGCACCATCCCTCAGGATAATCCTTTTCGCGGTGATGCTGCCGCGGTGCCTGAACTCTGGAGCTATGGCCACCGCAATATTCAGGGGCTAGCTTATGATGCCGCAAGGGACACCCTATGGGCAACGGAGCATGGTTCCCTAGGGGGCGATGAACTGAATCGAATTGAACGCGGTGCCAACTACGGCTGGCCGGTGGTGACCTACAGCCGCGAGTACTGGGGTGCCGAAATTACCCAAGAGCGTCGCCGCGATGGCATGGTGGATCCCTTGGTGGTGTGGACACCGGCCATTGCTCCCTCTGGTTTGGCGGTGTACCACGGCGATCGCGTCCGCCAATGGCAAGGTGCTCTCTTTGCGGGTGGGTTAGTGTCACGGGATGTGCGTAAGCTACAGGTTGCCCCCGACCAGCAGTTGACCAGTGTGGGTCGCATTCCCATTGGGCAGCGCGTGCGGGATGTGCGGCAAGGGCCGGACGGTTATTTGTACGTTCTCACCGATGATCCGGTCAATGGTCGGCTGCTGCGCCTGCGCCCGGCCAGTCCCTAG
- a CDS encoding methyltransferase domain-containing protein — protein MSGHLPRVLEPEVMETPATAAAYDAMDFRAVNTAFCEDLLAELPDPHQPLTLLDVGTGTARIPQQLSQRYPQWQITATDLSAAMLAIAHSHVQTLTLPNITLCQCDAKALPFADGSFAVVISNSLIHHLADPRPALVEMLRVLQPGGLLFLRDLARPATLAHLHTLVQTYAQDANEEQRGLFADSLHAALTVDEIQTMITTLPQPPRKLRVQATSDRHWTVVARS, from the coding sequence ATGAGTGGACACTTACCGCGGGTGCTAGAGCCAGAGGTCATGGAGACCCCCGCCACCGCAGCCGCCTACGATGCCATGGATTTTCGTGCCGTCAATACCGCCTTTTGCGAGGACTTGCTGGCTGAACTCCCTGACCCTCACCAGCCCCTGACCCTCTTGGATGTGGGAACGGGGACAGCACGCATCCCCCAACAACTGAGTCAACGCTACCCTCAATGGCAGATTACCGCGACGGATCTGAGTGCGGCAATGCTGGCGATCGCCCACAGCCACGTTCAGACCTTGACGCTCCCTAACATCACCCTCTGCCAGTGCGATGCCAAAGCCCTACCCTTTGCCGATGGTTCGTTTGCCGTTGTCATCAGTAACAGCCTCATCCACCACCTCGCGGATCCGCGCCCCGCTCTGGTGGAAATGCTGCGGGTGCTGCAACCCGGGGGGCTACTCTTTCTGCGGGATTTAGCACGCCCGGCCACCCTTGCACACCTCCATACCCTTGTGCAAACCTACGCCCAAGACGCGAATGAGGAGCAACGCGGACTTTTTGCCGACTCGCTCCATGCCGCCTTGACGGTGGACGAGATTCAGACAATGATCACCACCCTGCCCCAACCGCCCCGAAAGCTGCGGGTTCAGGCCACCTCGGATCGCCATTGGACTGTTGTTGCTCGCAGCTAA
- the gatA gene encoding Asp-tRNA(Asn)/Glu-tRNA(Gln) amidotransferase subunit GatA: MSVIQELHRQLVQKERSATEITQAYLDRIQALEPTLHSFLTVTSDRALAQAAAVDAQIAAGAEIGLLSGIPLAIKDNLCTNGIRTTCASKMLEHFVPPYESTVTAKLQAAGAICLGKTNLDEFAMGSSTENSAFGLTANPWNPECVPGGSSGGSAAAVAAGECAAALGSDTGGSIRQPAAFCGVVGLKPTYGLVSRYGLVAYASSLDQVGPLAPTVTDAAILLGAIAGHDPRDATSLKVAIPDYTQALQPDLKGLRVGVIAETIGEGLQPEVKTALEAALQTFKELGATVSELSCPRFAYGLPTYYIIAPSEASANLARYDGVNFGFRVENAADLLEMYTQSRAQGFGAEVKRRIMIGTYALSAGYYDAYYLRAQKVRTLIKEDFAQAFEQVDILVCPTAPTTAFKAGEKTADPLSMYLSDLMTIPVNLAGLPGLSLPCGFDDAGLPIGLQLIGNALQEPTLFRAAYAYEQATPWHQRQPSLE; encoded by the coding sequence ATGTCAGTGATTCAGGAGCTTCATCGGCAATTGGTTCAAAAAGAACGATCCGCGACTGAAATCACCCAAGCCTACTTAGATCGGATTCAGGCTTTAGAGCCAACCCTGCACAGTTTTTTAACGGTTACGAGCGATCGCGCCCTTGCCCAAGCAGCAGCAGTCGATGCCCAAATTGCGGCTGGGGCAGAGATTGGCCTGCTCAGCGGCATTCCCTTGGCCATCAAAGACAACCTCTGTACCAATGGCATCCGCACCACCTGCGCCTCCAAAATGCTAGAGCACTTTGTGCCCCCCTACGAGTCCACCGTGACCGCCAAACTACAGGCGGCTGGGGCTATCTGCCTCGGCAAAACTAACTTAGACGAGTTTGCCATGGGCAGTTCTACTGAAAACTCGGCCTTTGGCTTGACGGCTAATCCTTGGAATCCTGAGTGTGTTCCGGGCGGTTCCTCGGGTGGTTCGGCTGCGGCAGTGGCCGCCGGTGAATGTGCGGCAGCCCTTGGTTCTGATACCGGTGGCTCCATTCGCCAACCTGCGGCGTTTTGCGGCGTTGTGGGGCTAAAGCCCACCTATGGCTTGGTGTCGCGCTATGGTTTGGTGGCCTACGCCTCCTCCCTCGATCAAGTGGGCCCCCTCGCTCCAACGGTGACCGATGCTGCCATTTTGTTGGGGGCGATCGCGGGTCACGATCCGCGGGATGCCACCAGCCTCAAGGTCGCTATCCCCGACTATACCCAAGCCCTCCAGCCTGATCTCAAAGGGCTACGGGTGGGTGTCATTGCAGAAACCATTGGCGAAGGACTACAACCCGAAGTTAAAACAGCCCTAGAGGCTGCCCTACAAACCTTCAAGGAGCTTGGGGCAACCGTTAGCGAACTCTCCTGCCCCCGTTTTGCCTACGGTCTGCCCACCTACTACATCATTGCGCCGTCGGAAGCTTCAGCCAACTTAGCCCGTTACGATGGTGTGAACTTCGGCTTCCGGGTTGAAAATGCCGCCGACCTGTTGGAAATGTACACCCAAAGCCGCGCCCAAGGCTTTGGTGCCGAGGTTAAACGGCGGATTATGATCGGCACTTACGCCCTTTCGGCAGGCTATTACGATGCCTATTACCTGCGCGCCCAAAAAGTACGCACTCTGATCAAAGAGGATTTTGCCCAAGCCTTTGAGCAGGTGGATATTCTGGTTTGCCCAACTGCCCCCACCACCGCCTTCAAAGCAGGCGAAAAAACCGCTGACCCCCTAAGTATGTACCTGTCAGACTTGATGACCATCCCGGTTAACCTCGCAGGGCTACCGGGGCTGAGCCTCCCCTGCGGCTTTGATGACGCAGGGTTACCCATTGGTCTGCAACTGATTGGCAACGCCCTACAGGAACCCACCCTCTTCCGGGCTGCCTACGCCTACGAGCAGGCAACCCCATGGCACCAGCGGCAACCCAGCCTAGAATGA